From one Dysidea avara chromosome 9, odDysAvar1.4, whole genome shotgun sequence genomic stretch:
- the LOC136266262 gene encoding protein NLRC5-like: MDQAVEVAKLVHKGDVTSLATEQLVYTKLDDHAPHVSKVTKEVTKILAPLEEQKEPQFIMIEGAPGIGKSVLLREIAYRWGKQQLLQTFTLLVLVCLRDPIVQQATSISDLLLSFCKGDRRAKEIAAACSDYLFENGGKCLLFLFDGFDEFPEHLRENSLIGEIINRNILPLCGLVVSSRPHASVSLRKQASIKVHILGFTKEDRSHYIEQSLKGQPQSIEKLTRYLKDHLTISSLCLVPFNIAILLFLYEMGIPLPSNSSTIYHHFICLTICRHLAKSGRPLQNNIKQLADLPEPYSKIVKQLSKLALQALNNNQLVFTYEEIEAACPDVIATPEAINGFGLLQAVQHFGLTGETTTFNFLHLTIQEYLAANYIITDLRPDEEFRLLREQFWSDLHANMFFIYITLSKGQRSSFKKFLSGEDDNIAISSEFLREQLKCFRLFRCFHGARDYRMCKSIEEAEIFNEKEISLSLTRLSATDLECVSLFLTSSSHKQWVRLNLTSCYIQDRGLHILHKHLINNDVTITNLWLWNNGLTNSSSSFVSDIVLSCKVEVLVISSNHTIGESEELYTMLTHPSSMLTKLHMDYTSLSSIAVRTLFTAAKDTNKLKWLDIRHNTITDDVANDITLLTTNKSLVKLWMSGNPISGEAMTRSLQALRGNNTIQELYVPSYPPAIKDKIRSIEQEINTKRRSKGIQEELTVY, from the coding sequence ATGGACCAAGCTGTTGAAGTTGCTAAACTAGTCCACAAAGGTGATGTCACTTCACTAGCTACTGAACAGTTAGTCTACACTAAGCTAGATGACCATGCTCCACATGTTAGCAAAGTGACCAAAGAGGTGACAAAGATTTTAGCCCCCCTAGAAGAACAGAAAGAACCACAATTTATTATGATCGAGGGTGCACCAGGCATTGGCAAGTCTGTATTGTTACGTGAAATAGCTTACAGGTGGGGTAAACAACAATTGTTACAAACATTTACACTGTTAGTATTAGTCTGTCTACGTGACCCCATTGTTCAACAAGCTACATCAATCAGTGACCTTCTTCTGTCATTCTGCAAGGGAGACAGGAGAGCTAAAGAAATTGCAGCTGCATGTAGTGATTACCTGTTTGAAAATGGTGGAAAATGTCTGCTTTTCCTTTTCGATGGCTTTGATGAATTCCCTGAACATCTACGAGAAAACAGCTTAATTGGTGAGATTATAAATCGTAACATTCTACCTCTCTGTGGATTAGTGGTGTCATCTCGTCCACATGCCTCAGTGTCCCTCCGAAAACAAGCATCCATCAAAGTACACATTTTGGGTTTCACGAAGGAAGACCGATCTCACTACATTGAACAGTCTTTAAAGGGACAACCACAAAGTATTGAAAAGCTTACCCGCTACTTGAAAGATCATCTCACCATCAGCAGCCTCTGTTTAGTGCCATTTAACATAGCAATCTTGCTTTTCCTGTATGAAATGGGTATTCCCCTTCCCAGCAATTCTTCTACTATATACCATCACTTCATCTGTCTCACAATCTGTCGACATCTTGCCAAATCTGGTCGTCCACTCCAAAATAACATCAAGCAGTTAGCTGACCTGCCAGAGCCATACAGTAAAATAGTTAAACAACTTTCCAAGTTAGCATTACAAGCACTcaataacaaccaactagtttTTACCTATGAAGAGATCGAGGCTGCATGTCCAGACGTCATAGCTACCCCTGAGGCTATTAATGGGTTTGGCTTGCTACAGGCTGTACAACATTTCGGCCTAACAGGAGAAACAACGACATTTAACTTCCTCCATTTAACTATACAGGAATACCTAGCGGCTAACTATATTATAACTGACCTTCGACCAGACGAAGAGTTTCGTCTTCTTCGCGAGCAATTCTGGAGCGATCTTCACGCGAACATGTTCTTCATTTATATCACACTCAGCAAGGGACAACGATCTTCCTTCAAGAAATTCCTTTCTGGTGAAGACGACAACATCGCCATTTCCAGTGAATTCCTTCGTGAACAATTAAAATGTTTCAGACTGTTCCGCTGTTTCCATGGCGCGCGAGACTATCGAATGTGTAAATCCATCGAAGAGGCAGAAATCTTCAATGAGAAAGAAATCAGTCTTAGCCTCACTAGACTATCAGCTACTGATCTCGAGTGTGTGTCACTCTTCCTCACCTCCTCTTCCCACAAGCAGTGGGTGAGGCTCAACTTGACCAGCTGCTATATCCAAGATCGCGGCCTTCACATTTTGCACAAACACCTAATTAACAATGACGTCACCATTACCAACTTGTGGTTGTGGAATAATGGCCTCACCAACTCATCCTCCTCCTTCGTCAGTGACATTGTCCTCAGCTGCAAAGTAGAAGTGTTGGTGATTAGTAGTAACCACACAATTGGGGAGAGTGAAGAGCTCTACACCATGTTGACCCATCCCTCCTCTATGCTAACAAAACTGCACATGGACTatacctcattatcctccattGCAGTAAGAACACTATTCACTGCAGCGAAGGATACTAACAAGTTGAAGTGGCTCGACATTAGACACAACACCATTACTGATGATGTGGCTAATGACATTACATTACTAACCACCAACAAGTCACTAGTGAAGCTGTGGATGAGTGGCAACCCCATTAGTGGGGAAGCCATGACAAGAAGTTTACAAGCCCTGAGGGGCAATAATACGATACAAGAGCTATATGTTCCCAGTTACCCTCCAGCAATTAAGGACAAGATTAGATCAATAGAACAAGAAATCAACACAAAGAGAAGAAGTAAAGGAATACAAGAGGAGCTAACAGTTTACTAG
- the LOC136267709 gene encoding uncharacterized protein: protein MDQSDQKGLEQFRTAEYATSTPQLKDLHNHITPHYAARWRVIGTLLGIPSGTLDIIKYDNRDKARPCCDAVLDEWLEVDPSASWNKLLSVIQSPAVSSDQAAEKGD from the exons ATGGACCAGAGTGACCAAAAGGGACTAGAACAGTTCAGAACAGCAGAATATG CTACCAGTACTCCACAACTGAAGGACCTCCACAATCACATCACTCCACACTACGCTGCACGTTGGAGAGTGATAGGAACACTACTGGGTATACCCAGTGGAACTCTTGACATCATAAAATATGATAATCGTGATAAGGCTAGGCCTTGTTGTGATGCTGTGTTGGATGAGTGGCTTGAAGTAGACCCCTCTGCTAGTTGGAATAAGCTACTAAGTGTCATCCAGTCACCTGCTGTGTCCAGTGATCAAGCTGCTGAGAAAGGTGACTGA